The Xiphophorus couchianus chromosome 6, X_couchianus-1.0, whole genome shotgun sequence genomic interval AAAAACCTCTCTAATCATTTATCTCAAGACAGCCGTAAGATAAACTACCCCATACGTATTGACTGTATGTGTGTGGATCTAGAGGCATGAATTATTTAAAGCCTAATCTATCAGTCCCACACAAACTGATCTATGAGTATATCAACCGACATTGATGGCCATGTCCTTGAACATCTGTCAACATGTGTCAGGACcgaaatgagaaaacaaaagacagacaCACAGGAAGTCCAGAGTTTAATTTGTTCTTGAGAGAGAAGCGCACACACGCGATGCACCCAGAGCTGCTGACTCTGAGGAAGCGgaggcaaaaataattatattagcCTGCTTTGTTTTGAGATTTTGACAAGATCTGCTTAACttaacaaaaaccaaaagacataaaaagtttGGCAGAAACtctggaataaaaaatatggcTTCAGAAGAAATGCAAGTGTTGAggacagaacaaacaaaatgtattttattccaACAGGATTCTGATATTACATTATGTACATGGAGAATAAGTTATGTGTACATATTCGCAAGAGAACATCTAAATGAATTGGAGCTCTTTGGCATAAACTTAACCCACCCATtttgagagaaagagaaaaaaagagatgagcATGACCTCACAGTCAAACAAGGAGGAGgaagcattatgctgtgggcaGGGTTTTATAGGCTGTGTGTAAACTCTTGCATGAGAACCATATTGCATCAGTAAAAGCACTAAATATGTatcattgaaatattttaccttTAAGTTGAGCAAATAGACATTTTAACCTACATACAAGACTTCCTGTCTAACAAAATAAGAGCATGCTGTGCCTGTCGGATATAGCCACGAATTTTGGCATCATCGTTGACACAAATGGACTCAACTTAAACATcaataatatttcaaacaacAATGCAGTCTGTTCAGTAATAAACTCAATTGTCACCATTGCTTAAAAGCCACATTCAGAAACGTAAACAGAGCAGTTGTGTAAGACAAACAGGTGAATGATTGGACTTTGGTAGAACTAAACGATTCTGGAAACCTGAAGCTGCCTgaatgatgaaataaaacaatgcacTTCTTACTTGCAGGTTATGATGTAGATTAAGAGAAGGACACACTGCACTGCAACTTAACAAAACATAATGTGTGGTATTCCTGATAATGTAACTAATAGACTCGTTATCCAAGAGCAGCTGTGGCACTAAATCAATACATCGTTTCTTGGAATGTTTTATATTCAAATCATCTAATTTCATGGTACTTTtatgtgtgaaataaaacccacaaacctgcatataaaagcaaaacaacagtCAAAGATCTACTACATCTATTTACAATCGCTCTCATTTCTGCCTTCGTTGAGATtggaaaagttatttcactagagaaaaaaaaccaaaatcataAACCCGAAACATTGACTGAAAAGGTCCGTCGGATCATCAAGTTCCACCCAGGTTTACATGTCAAACCATTTGTGTTATGGTTACACAAGAGGAGGATTGTTTTCCTGCTATTTGATTTAAGTCGTCATCTTCTGACCGGAATCACCTGATTTTTAGAAGCCTAATGAGTGAACACTCTTGCTGACAGCATTCTTCAATATGAATACTGAGAAGATTCATCAGTAGCTATTTTCAGTGgtgtgtttaaaatgaagtcagaAGAAGCACttcatttgaaacaaacaaaatgtaagaaaccATTAGAAAGAAAGCAAAGTTCAGTGACAGGTCGAGAcatgtctgtggttctttcagGCTGCGacagtgagagagagcaagactttcagcgggcaacaggaaggctgaaccAAAAGCAAATATACATTTCTATGAGCatgatttggaaatgttggcagtTTCTTAGAAATCCTCAAGTAAGGTTAAGATCTTCATTCTCTAGGTCTAGGATATACACATGGAAGTGCTGTTTAGGTAGACTAAATACTGATACGAAATGGTAAACTTCAGAAGTATGTTTTAGCAATAATGGGACATACCAATTTTTTGGAGGAACTTCTGTTTCATTCAATTGCATAATGTCACCTTTGCCCTGATAACTGATTGCTCAAGGCATGAATGctataaaaatcataatttttgaATCTTGCTCTAAATCTTAAAGAAAAACCAGATTCAGCAAAAACTGCCACAAACGTCTGATGTGTGCATCTTTAGTTTCTGCCAAAAATTAGAACTTACTTCTTCAGTGTTAATCGTGTGAAGAACATTTCCTTGGTGCCTTGGTATGTTGAGTTTACTGCCACAAATGCAAATTTGAAGCTATGCCTCCAatgttcaaaaagaaaagtgataaaaataTAGGGACACTTTGACACATCTCTCAAAACTTCAACAGACATAAAAGATGAAGGTCCACTTTGTCCACCTACAAGATATGATCTTTCTGAATCTTACCACTAGTCTGGAAGGGGAGCAGCACAGGATGAAGTCTTCAgtattgtgattctgtgttttaaCAGACATTAATAACAAGAAGGTTTAGGTGCTTTACTTATATCTCTGTCCATCCAAGCACTGCGAAGAACAGCAAGCAAGAATGAAGTTTAAGTCAGGATGCAGATTCCAGCGAATGATCAAGCATCAACTATGTACATGTGCACATGAATCTTCTGGAAAGTCGGCACAGAGAAGGGGTTTGCTCTGCTCCGGAGCGGATTCCAGCCCAACGTTTGTGTCCTCTGCCCTCCTTTACAGTTTGTCCAACAGAGGAGACGTTCATCTGCAGCCCCTGTGACCTCCTATTAGAGGATCTGCTCTGTGCTGGAGGCGGAGATGTCCAACAACCTCCAGGCTGCGTTGGGGTTCAGCTCCTCCTGGTCCCGACACAGGGCCCACACGTGCATCATCCTCATCACTTTCTCCTGTGGAGGTGTTTAATgccaaacaacaacataaatgATTAActgttttcaattttctttcacCATGTCTTCTGGTATAATGGAATGTAACATTTTGTAGTTTCAAATTAACTATGAACACCTAGCTCTGCTTCAAATTTGCAGTAAATTTGAAGTTCACTGACCGGATCGCCTTCCACAACGTCTCCTTTTGGGCTGCGGACCACCATGACGACCTGAGCCTGGAAGGTAATGATCAGCACCGGGCCCTGGTCCATCAGCTTACCCATCGccaactaaaacacacagagaggcCACAAAACAAGAGGCTGACGACTGACTTCAAAACAGCCGATTAGAAGTCATTCGGTTTCTCCGATGTTGGAggttcaacttttcaaacctAACCCATGCTGCCATATATTAATTGAAGAGGATATGTAATTTCTGAGCACTGGAGTGAAACTGCTGGAATATTCACTCATTTGAAGATCAGCTACCGTCTTACATGTTCTGAACTTGTGTCATCTTTTCATCTAACCCTGTATGGATTTCATTTCCGCATTCGCCAATTCACCAATCAGTATGTTGATGAAGTGGATTAAGAAGGAGTGGAGAACTAGACAAATTTGACTAGTTTTGCAAGAAAATAAGGAGATACTGCACTGGATGTTGGAAAATCTCCATGGGTGTAAGTGATAGTATTAACAGGTTGTAGCAGAACTTACATCTATGTTATCAATGTCGAGAACTTTGGACTGAAAGAGAAGGCCCAGAGCCTTGGCCTGCTGGATGGGATGGGCCAGCTGCCTGTATGTCTGAGAGGAAGAACAAAGGATGAAACAACACTTCACACACAATACCTGAAAGCAGATCAACATGCCAGCTCATTGTTATgctttacatttctaaaaaggggcttatgcatttaaaaaggtTTGGAAAAAGTACTTTGGAAAGTACGTTAGACACATAACTCTGTCATGCAGCAAAAAACTGattcacatttgttttctttaacctAAAAATCACTTCCACCCTTGTTATGTGGAGCATCAACTTTAAATTAATCAGagcttaaaaaattattaaagatAAATGTTCATGTAGCTGCTGAATAACTTACAGCTTCATAGCACCAGTCCTTTAACACATCCAGCTCTCCACGGACCATAGCCTGCAGAGGAAACAATTCATGAGTGAGCTGTGGGAAAATGCATCACTTACTTGTGCTTTGATATTTCTGACACTCAGATTTTATCtttctatttaaaaatcatCAAGAGATTTACATTTAATCTCCAACCTGCTttctttatcttattttaacTAACTTTTTCCCTAACTGAGCTAGGTTGTATCAGGAAGCAAAGGAATGAAATACGACAGGGAAcggataaaagaaaagaaggattTAAGgaataaatgacaaacaaaagcTGGTGGTTCCTATTACCTCCAGGACGTTTGGGATGATGTCTTTCTCACACTGCTTGAGGAAAGTGTCCTTGTCAAACCTGGGATCTATCTTCAGGATCTCTGTCAGCACTTCTGACATTTCTGTCTTCGAGAAAAGGCCACCTAGAAACGCACGTCAACGCCATCAGCAACACTGACAAAAACAGCACTGGTATGCTAAATTTGTAGGTCggaatatataaaaacaacaactagaAAGACAAGGTGGATATGATGAAGAGTTACCTAAGAAGTCAGTAACTCTGTCAGTCATGGCTCGAGATGCTCTGATGAGAGCATTGTCACTTTCATCATATTTCATCTTCATCTCAAAGAATCCTGAGcacaaaggaaaaagaaatgaaagagttGGACTTTTCTTAGAAAAATAACGTGCTTTTTAGATAAAGGCAGCAGTTGTATTcatcaaaaacatctaaattgcGCACCATTTTTGTGTTAAGGCATGCACTTATAAAACtatctgctgccccctgctgtcTCCAACTGAGAAGGCATGTCTACAGATTAAGCAGAAGGACATTAAGGATATAAatagtttgtttattatttggaAGCAACTTACGGTTAAAGACCACATTATTGTCCTTGAAGTCCTTCCACTGCTGGTACCACTTTGAATCCTTATGCAGAACCACCCCCAGAGCTTctctacatcataaaaacagatgtgGAATTTTTAATCATATGGAAATGAACTTCATAAAATATGCACTTGTTTATAAGCGAGTGGTGGAAACATTACAGGGAAATTGAAACTGGTTTATTGCTCAAaaattaaaagtcttaaatgagTAGAAGTAATTTAAAATCTAGATTGGACATTCTGGACGTATTTAAGGCTGTTTAAGGCCTAATgtttttgggacattttgaGATATTGTAACCTTGTGATTTCACTGGCTTATATTTGtgtttactgaagtaaatggGAATCAATACAAAtacaagccacacttttcagattttcatctgaaaaaagcCTTTTCATTCGTACCTTGTGTTTCACCTgtatcccaataaaatacatccatATGTATTAACAggatgaaatgtttaaaaaaacaactaaatacacatttttgcaAGACTTTATGCATTGGTATCAATGTAGAGAacagtgatttttcttttctttttagcagcTACTTACTCATTGGCCTCAAACACTCTGCTGTCACTGTCTGCCCCTTTAAACGAAAAATCACTTCTCATCCTCAGCTGAGCAGGAGCTCTGTAGGGGCCAGCGTCTCCGACGTCTATCTCCTTCTTCATGGACTCAACGCCCTACAGAGGAAGCAGCAGTTTTAACGTTTTGAGCTGGGAAGCATGAAAGTTCATCAGCACGTTAAAGCAGAGCTTTAGATAAAATCAGGAATAAGGGAAAATCAAACAAGCACTTCAGACGTATGTGTCAGGAAAGGATTGTTATTTATCTGCAACTGAGCTGAAAGCTACTCTATTGCAAACTcaaatgctgcatttttaaagaagagATTTAGAGAGATGTCTATTCTTCTGACCTGTGAGATGGCCTTGAAGGCGCTGATCCGGCCCAGTTTCTCTCCACCCTTAGACACGGACTCTGCAGAGTGCATGGCTGTCCTCGCTGCCTCTTCCACGCCTTCTTTGATCTTCTTTCCTATATCTGTACGAGTCACCTCCTCTAGACCCTTAAGTACAAAAAAGTACAGTAAAAGATAGAATTCAAATGGATgtccactgaataaatgtacaaatatgtAAGGTGAATTCACAACATGGAATGAATccttcccaaaaaaaaaaaatccagtaacCACTCTTTAGTGCTTTCTGTTTAGATCCCATCAAAAACCTCACCTCTTTGACAGTGTCTGACAGAGAGCCAAAGGTCTTCTTAAACACCTCAGAAGTCTTTACCGTCTCTGCCTCTATAGATTTCTAATGAAACAAAGAATTTTTGCAGCATTCAAGTCAAAGCGTTTTACCAACAATAATCAGTTTTAATGTAAACCGACACACCAGAAGCCAAGCGACTCCCTTACATATTTCCTGCGGGCCTGCTGCAGGGCGTCGGACTCTTCCAGCTTCTTGGCCTCTTCCCTGAACTTCTTGATGTTTTCCTTCATCTCCTGGTTCTTACTGAACTCCTGACGAAGATTATCAACAAACTCCCCCAGAAAACCTTTCCGTCCTGAAGAATACCGGACCtgaacagagaaacagaaaaacgttACTCAAAATATgttagtatatatatatatatatatatatatatatatatatatatatatatatatataaataataatacaggAATCCAGAAATCTACAGGcatccaaaacacaaaatcggCAATGGaagacaaatgaaaacagtGTACAACCAAATATGCTAACAACTGATTGtttcaataaaatccccaaaagtggaacatatgaaaataattgttagtgTGTACCTGCGCAGCTGCAGCCGGGCTCCTGTGTAACCTGTAGGCATCTCTTTTCCATGTAGCAGAGACCAAGGATCGTGTGCAGAGAGCCAAGGCATTCCTGCCAATCAGCTGCAATCAAAAAACAGCAGTAAGGTAAGGCAGTCCATGTCAGCGACGGGTTAAAAAGGTTTCTGTATAATTGCTGATTCACAACAGAGTACAGGGGAAAGTAACACCAACAGCCCAAGAGAaaatcttgaaatatttttgagaaagaaacagcactaatttattttaaaatgtattacttCATTATGCATGTTTCCCCGCCCCTTACTTTTCTGTAGCGCAGACCACTGTTATTTTTACTCCcaccacaaacactttaaaaacctTACGGCACACTGTCACactacaacaacaaactttaatcATTTCTATTGGGCTTTTACATGATAAAACCAACCCAACATAGTGCATAAttctgaagtggaaggaaaatatgcatgtgtttaaaaataaaactgaactcttTCACCTAAGGAGCATCATTTTGTCAATACAAATGTGAACAATTTTCAGTCGTCGTGTAGAATGTGTTTGAAACCTTTTCATTACTCAGTTTCTCGTCCGATTTTGTTATGGCAACAGTATTGTAGTAAAAATGCAGCCGTTCTTGTTCTGCTCCAGCCCATACCATGGTTTAAAACTACTCGCAATGTATTATTGATTTTTAACAAACTCCCTTTCAAAACACCCTAACCCGGTAAAAGCACAGTAACCAAATTTACTAAAAACATAGCTTATGTTATTAAGCGGTAACAGATTTAACGGCGACGATTCTGATGCAACAAGGCCTTTTAACGGTCATAACGTACTCCAACTAAGATTTATAAAACCTTGTTCTCATGAATAAAGGTGACAAAACTGACACAAACACATCGGAGTTAAGCTCGTTGTAATAAAATAGCGTTTCAAGTCTGAGAGCTGTAATGAAGGGCATGAATGGGGTCTAACCTCGTAACACCGACACACGGACGCTGCCATCTTGACGTTCAATCAGGGAAGCACGTGCGTACTGGTGCGTCTTCGCTGTCTGAACCGACATTCCACCTGACCAATAGGAGGACGGGAAGTGAACATGGGGCGGGGCCAAGTAACTGACCCTGATTAAAGGGACAGTCCAAGCTAAAATTAAGACATGCTGCTTCCTGTCTGCATAGCACCAATATCTCCACCAGCTACTATGATGCAGTTtttacggaagaggattagggccaccgaaaaaaaaaaagaattctgagtttaaagtcagaattctgagattaaagtcagattctgagtttaaagtcagaattctgagattaaaattctgagaattctcagaattctgactttgatctcagaattctgacttatatatatatactgctcaaaaaaataaagggaacactttaagtgttaagcacctgtttaagtgttccctttatttttttgagcagtgtatatatatatatatatacatttaaagaaGTATCCTGAAACATGCCCATCCAATTCTCAAAGCATAATCACAAACCAGATAGCACCAAAAGGTGACAGTATCCAGTGCATGACAATGTTCTTCACTAGAGGCCGCATGCGTTTCACAGTGAGTGACTCAGTCAATATGGTCAAAAATCTTTTGACTGATTGCAAAAAATCAGCAGCAAGTACAGCCGCCACTGAGGTTTCAGATTCAAGACATTAATATGTCTGAAATCCAAATTCAATTTGAAAGGTCATTAGTGATGACACACATTTCCCGCATTATACATAATCCATACATTGTACACAATCTGTTAACAActataataatgaaaaataaatgtccgacattttatttagtctttATTAGGAGACTGTCCcaaaatttaaatgcaatcTGAATggtttgctatttttattataaGTTCACTCTGTGCACATATCAGATTATGAAATgataatttcataaaataataacgTCATTTcataaatgactttattttgtcTCTGGTATAAATAAATGACGTGTTTTGATAGCGGGTGAACCAGATGAGTGACAGGTATCTGGTGGCATGCCGGTGAGGAGCGCCTCCCTTCGGAAGGAATTTGAACTGCAGGGActcctcccctccctctgcAGAGTTGGGAGCTCTCTCCCCTTTTCTGCGACCAGCTCTCGCCTTGACAGCCGACACTGGCGCAGAATCTGAGCACAAATCTTTACCTTATTTTTCTGGCATATAGCGACCATCCACACTCACAGCGTCCACTCATCCTCTTCCGGAGACAAGCGCTGGAGCGGCCTCGTCTAGAATGGGGAACCGAGACGACGAATACGACTTTTTGTTCAAAGGtaagaagaaattattttttaaaaaaaaaaataaataaaaataaataaaataaagggtGGAAAAGATACATAGATTGGCTCCTTACGCACCAGACAAAGCGGCGTTTTACGGATGATTGtgaattttctcctttttgtcgctgAGCTGCGCTGATGATAATCGGTTGCTGTTATTACAACACAATGCTGTGAATTTACAGAGCCTGCAGCTGTATTTATTGGGCAATTAATGCGCAGCCAGATCCGCactaaagcattttaaaataaactttcatcGTCTCATAGATGAGGTTAGATGTATTGTTTAGCAACACTGGATGCTTTCTCTTTACTTCTCCCGTTCAGATGTATTCAGGCCTGCTGGCCTTTACCTTTTGCTGATCAATAGCACTCATTCCCAACACGAGGAGGACTCACTGCAGATGCATCGGCGCAAAACTTCcttctattttcatttctgttattCTTACAGTCATTAAGCCTGAAAGGGTGTCACCGAGCCTGAAGCGGTACCAGACCCAGGTCCCACCTCGTCTTTGGGTCCAGAATGGACTCTTTGATCCTGATATCAGCTCCTGTGGCACATTAACATCCTGGGCTTGTATAAGCCAGAAAGACCATTTAGATGTAACAAAGTATCCTCTGTGGGATGAATAGAGCATCTGCCGGAGGCGAGGAGtctctcccctccctctcctccctccttgtgttttctctccttGCCCGAGCCTTATAACCCGTCCGAAACAGGAAGGGCAAGGCGGCCTGAAACTGTCGATTCGGGGTTTGATGAAGCGTGTTATCAGCTTCCTGCAGCCCCGGACCGGCCGAAACCGACGGGGAGAACAAAGTTGGGCTACGTTTCCTTTTGTTGAGGAAGTaggggaaaacaaaaaggctccacctctgctgctgctgctgtatgaGAACCATCTGCTCAATCAGTCACACTCATTAGACTGCAGCAGCATAGGACAATGGGTGAACAACAGAGACTgttgatcatttaaaatcatttgtttCCAGGATGTTCACGGGGAATCGCCTTACACCTagaaactttaatgtgttttattggagtTTGAATGATAGgtatttaaaaatcatattgCTGTTGTCTGTGCACACACCTCAAGTCAGATTAAATTGGAGTCATATCAGTCAACTTCAGTCTTTATGACGCTTCTCTTTCCTGACAAAGAGCATCCAGCTAGAAGCTACAACTCATGgtgtagtgtttgtttttgttgtagacCATAGAATTCAGTTTCAGACCCATCAAACCAGAACATCCCCTTCCACATTGTATGCCTGTCCCCTACATGGCTTGTGCGAAATTACAAGCAGTATTTCTAAATGACAAATGGCCTTCCTCTTGCCTCTCTTCCATTAATGCCAGCTTTGTGGGTAACACAACTATTAGGCGTCCTATAGAtagattcttccacctgagttgtgaatctctgcagctcatccagagtTGCTCTGTTGCAGAGTTGGTcttttggctgcttctctaCTTTGACGGTGACGATGGGGTTCTGTTCAGGCTGATGGTAGGTTTGTAGTTGAGCCGtgctctttccattttcattgATGGAATGTGCAAACATTGAGATGTTATTTCTCTGAACTTCTCAACAGTTTTATCCCTGAGCTGCCTGCTGCTTTTCTTGGGTGTCATGATGCTGATTTGTTCATTAATGATCCTTAGAAAACCTCATAATAGAAAAACAGGTGGATTGTACTAACTAAGTAGGTAAGTTCGAGAGCCAAATATAATCCCacgattttatttaggggtattagATTGATAGGAGGctcaaaaatgtattcatccTTTTCAggaacagtttttaaataaaagggaaaTGATCAATGctactttgttttgatctgtCCCCCAAATCCTACCAAAAATACTCTGAAGTCTTGGGATGCCACATTCAAAAAGGTTAATGGGTTTTGAagaatagttttgcaaggcactatatTTTATATCATATCACAGGCTATGTTTACTGACGTTTATCACTTGTAGAGTCTTAGACTGTAAGAATAAATAATGCctgctaaagaaaaatcaaacgaGATCAAATTCTGCATTCAAAAGTCAAGGAATTTCTTTATCCAGTGTTTTATCTTCCTATTTGAAGTTCCCATTCATAAAAGTGCCCACTTCAGTGTTGACAGCAATGTTCAAAGTCTTCTTTGATTTAACATCACAACATAG includes:
- the LOC114146083 gene encoding mitochondrial import inner membrane translocase subunit TIM44-like — protein: MAASVCRCYELIGRNALALCTRSLVSATWKRDAYRLHRSPAAAAQVRYSSGRKGFLGEFVDNLRQEFSKNQEMKENIKKFREEAKKLEESDALQQARRKYKSIEAETVKTSEVFKKTFGSLSDTVKEGLEEVTRTDIGKKIKEGVEEAARTAMHSAESVSKGGEKLGRISAFKAISQGVESMKKEIDVGDAGPYRAPAQLRMRSDFSFKGADSDSRVFEANEEALGVVLHKDSKWYQQWKDFKDNNVVFNRFFEMKMKYDESDNALIRASRAMTDRVTDFLGGLFSKTEMSEVLTEILKIDPRFDKDTFLKQCEKDIIPNVLEAMVRGELDVLKDWCYEATYRQLAHPIQQAKALGLLFQSKVLDIDNIDLAMGKLMDQGPVLIITFQAQVVMVVRSPKGDVVEGDPEKVMRMMHVWALCRDQEELNPNAAWRLLDISASSTEQIL